From the Natrarchaeobaculum aegyptiacum genome, one window contains:
- a CDS encoding CPBP family intramembrane glutamic endopeptidase: MDTPQRSSSSTPTGGPITAVLVAIGLSAFGIAATQVTTAPAFLLEPGLATAPGEAPVSVRTLFFVLNFLGFVLAGAIYLAVTNRGWDYVDLRVPTVRDWLYVVGGIGVSILFYVVVALLLTVIDLPASENQVVEFIGGDPEMVLIMIAIVFFVNAPAEEFLFRNVVQKRLYDAFSRMQAVVGASLIFALVHLPVYVINADSALATAVSLTVVFGGSLIFGYLYAKTDNLVAPTAAHAAFNAVQFALLYLGMVLDLESVESTPTGLLAAVGPVVGW, translated from the coding sequence ATGGACACCCCTCAGCGGTCCTCGAGTTCCACCCCCACCGGCGGACCGATCACGGCCGTGCTCGTCGCGATCGGGCTCTCGGCGTTCGGCATCGCCGCCACGCAGGTGACCACAGCCCCCGCATTCCTCCTCGAGCCGGGGCTCGCTACCGCGCCGGGTGAGGCACCGGTCTCCGTCCGGACACTCTTTTTCGTCCTGAACTTCCTCGGGTTCGTCCTCGCGGGAGCGATCTACCTCGCGGTGACCAACCGTGGCTGGGATTACGTCGACCTCCGCGTTCCGACGGTGAGAGACTGGCTGTACGTCGTCGGCGGCATCGGCGTGAGCATCCTCTTTTACGTCGTCGTGGCCCTCCTGCTCACAGTGATCGATCTGCCGGCCTCGGAGAACCAGGTCGTCGAGTTCATCGGCGGCGACCCGGAGATGGTCCTGATCATGATCGCGATCGTCTTCTTCGTCAACGCACCCGCCGAGGAGTTTCTCTTCAGGAACGTCGTCCAGAAGCGCCTCTACGACGCCTTCTCCCGGATGCAGGCCGTCGTCGGGGCGAGCCTCATCTTCGCGCTGGTCCACCTTCCCGTCTACGTCATCAACGCCGACTCGGCGCTCGCGACGGCCGTCTCTCTTACAGTCGTCTTCGGTGGGTCGCTCATCTTCGGCTACCTCTACGCGAAGACCGACAACCTCGTCGCCCCGACGGCCGCACACGCGGCGTTCAACGCCGTCCAGTTCGCGCTGCTGTACCTCGGCATGGTGTTGGATCTCGAGTCCGTAGAGTCGACCCCGACGGGACTGCTGGCCGCCGTCGGTCCGGTGGTCGGCTGGTAA
- the hjc gene encoding Holliday junction resolvase Hjc, whose protein sequence is MSQAKGDRRERELVNALDEAGFAVMRAPASGSATERELPDVLAGNGEDFYAIEAKSSSGKPIYLTGEEVEALIYFARNFGAKPRIGVRFDREDWYFFHPGDLHVTDGGNYRVKKETALADGTDFPEFVGDSVKVTLAEVGQKQSGPDDEILRILNAVKQDVMDVEEAAEMLE, encoded by the coding sequence ATGTCTCAGGCGAAGGGCGACCGCCGCGAACGCGAACTCGTCAACGCACTCGACGAGGCCGGCTTCGCGGTGATGCGCGCCCCCGCGAGCGGCTCTGCGACCGAACGCGAACTCCCCGACGTGCTCGCCGGCAACGGCGAGGATTTCTACGCGATCGAGGCGAAATCCAGTTCCGGCAAGCCGATCTATCTCACCGGCGAGGAGGTCGAGGCCCTGATCTACTTCGCCCGCAACTTCGGTGCAAAGCCCCGCATCGGTGTCCGCTTCGACCGCGAAGACTGGTACTTCTTCCACCCCGGCGACCTCCACGTCACCGACGGCGGCAACTACCGCGTGAAAAAAGAGACCGCCCTCGCCGACGGCACCGACTTCCCAGAGTTCGTCGGCGACAGCGTAAAAGTGACCCTCGCTGAAGTCGGCCAGAAACAGTCGGGGCCCGACGATGAGATCCTGCGAATCCTGAACGCCGTCAAACAGGACGTAATGGACGTCGAGGAAGCGGCCGAGATGCTCGAGTAG